A window of Costertonia aggregata contains these coding sequences:
- a CDS encoding acylase, with protein sequence MRYIVFSVFLVFLSCRTESQTSVEVDYSTLSLEQKAKRVTIHRDDFGVPHIYGQTDADAVFGLLYAQCEDDFNRVEQNYIWATGRLAEVEGVDAIYSDLRANLFMTEEEAKANYEKSPQWLKKLCDAFADGINYYLKTHPEVKPRLLTHFEPWMPMYFSEGSIGGDIERIRTDKIKAFYESDMQIPEAEEFKIKKEEEMAEPQGSNGIAISGDLTRSGNAMLLINPHTSFYFRGEVHVVSEEGLNAYGAVTWGQFFVYQGFNEKTGWMHTSTYTDVMDEFKETIVKMNDKLLYRYGEELRPVESSEIILKYKDGDSIKQKTFSAYRTHHGPITHMENGQWTASAMMWEPIKALEQSFVRTKKEGYKGFREMMDIRTNSSNNTVYADAEGNIAYFHGNFVPKRDVAFDYSEPVDGSDPKTDWQGLHTVDENILILNPENGWIQNCNSTPYTAASEFSPKKEDYPNYMSIDRENFRGVHAIGLLKDKKNFTLDGLIDLAHDPYLPAFEALIPGLIKAYNTYDDKNPKLREAIKVLEKWDYRTSKESVAMTLAHFYGTRFYQEGMYPKGLSPMQRFQHWGKNPRQHLGIFEKTINQLISDFGTWEMPWGEVNRYQRLNGDIRQPFDDTKPSIAIGFASGRWGALAAYGARYNNDTKKIYGTRGNSFVAAVEFGERVKAKTILAGGQSGDPNSPHFDDQIQRYADVQWKDVPYYKSDVLKRAKETYIPGQRK encoded by the coding sequence ATGAGATATATCGTTTTTTCAGTTTTTTTGGTTTTTCTTTCATGCAGAACGGAGTCTCAAACTTCTGTTGAGGTAGATTACAGCACATTATCTCTTGAACAAAAGGCCAAAAGGGTCACCATTCATAGGGATGATTTTGGAGTGCCCCACATTTATGGACAAACGGATGCTGATGCTGTTTTTGGTCTGTTATATGCCCAATGCGAAGATGACTTCAACCGTGTGGAACAAAATTATATTTGGGCCACGGGCCGTTTGGCAGAAGTTGAAGGGGTAGATGCTATTTACAGTGATTTGCGGGCAAACCTTTTTATGACCGAAGAAGAAGCAAAAGCCAATTATGAAAAAAGTCCCCAATGGTTAAAAAAATTGTGCGATGCCTTTGCAGATGGCATCAACTACTATCTAAAGACACATCCGGAGGTCAAACCAAGGTTATTGACCCATTTTGAACCTTGGATGCCCATGTATTTTAGCGAAGGATCCATAGGTGGCGATATAGAGCGTATACGTACCGATAAAATCAAGGCTTTTTATGAGAGCGATATGCAGATTCCCGAAGCCGAGGAATTTAAGATAAAGAAAGAAGAAGAGATGGCAGAGCCCCAAGGTTCTAACGGTATCGCTATTTCTGGAGATTTGACCCGTTCGGGCAACGCCATGTTGCTCATCAACCCGCATACATCATTTTATTTTCGGGGCGAAGTCCATGTAGTTTCAGAAGAAGGCCTTAATGCTTATGGAGCGGTGACCTGGGGGCAGTTTTTTGTGTATCAGGGATTTAATGAAAAAACAGGCTGGATGCATACCTCTACCTATACCGATGTCATGGATGAGTTCAAGGAAACTATTGTAAAGATGAACGACAAACTCTTATATAGGTACGGGGAAGAGTTGCGCCCAGTGGAAAGTTCCGAAATTATTCTAAAGTACAAAGATGGTGATTCCATAAAACAAAAAACATTTTCTGCCTACAGAACCCATCATGGCCCAATAACCCATATGGAAAATGGGCAATGGACAGCCTCTGCCATGATGTGGGAACCCATAAAGGCTTTGGAGCAATCGTTTGTGAGAACAAAAAAAGAGGGCTACAAAGGCTTCAGGGAGATGATGGATATCCGAACCAATTCCTCCAATAACACGGTCTATGCCGATGCGGAAGGAAATATCGCTTACTTTCATGGCAATTTTGTTCCGAAACGTGATGTTGCGTTTGATTATTCCGAACCTGTTGATGGCAGTGACCCCAAGACCGATTGGCAAGGGCTGCACACCGTAGACGAGAACATACTCATTTTAAACCCTGAAAATGGGTGGATACAAAATTGCAATTCTACACCTTACACAGCTGCATCGGAATTTAGTCCCAAAAAAGAGGACTATCCCAATTACATGTCCATTGATCGGGAGAATTTTAGGGGCGTTCATGCTATCGGACTTTTGAAGGACAAAAAGAATTTTACCTTAGATGGACTTATAGATTTGGCGCACGACCCCTATTTGCCCGCTTTTGAAGCCTTAATTCCCGGATTGATAAAGGCGTACAATACATATGATGACAAAAACCCCAAACTTAGGGAAGCTATTAAGGTCCTTGAAAAGTGGGACTATAGAACATCAAAAGAATCTGTTGCAATGACCCTGGCACATTTTTATGGAACCCGGTTTTATCAAGAAGGGATGTATCCCAAAGGTTTATCACCTATGCAGCGATTTCAGCATTGGGGCAAAAACCCGAGACAACACCTTGGAATCTTTGAAAAAACAATCAATCAACTTATCAGTGATTTTGGTACTTGGGAGATGCCTTGGGGCGAAGTAAACCGGTATCAAAGATTAAACGGAGATATTCGCCAACCTTTTGATGATACTAAACCAAGCATTGCTATTGGTTTTGCATCGGGTCGTTGGGGCGCTTTGGCCGCCTATGGCGCACGATACAATAATGACACCAAAAAAATATACGGTACACGGGGCAACAGTTTTGTAGCTGCTGTGGAGTTTGGTGAAAGGGTAAAAGCTAAGACCATTTTAGCGGGTGGTCAAAGCGGTGACCCCAACTCTCCTCATTTTGATGATCAAATTCAAAGGTATGCCGATGTACAATGGAAAGACGTGCCGTATTATAAATCAGATGTTTTAAAAAGGGCGAAAGAAACCTACATTCCGGGACAACGAAAATAA
- a CDS encoding D-TA family PLP-dependent enzyme, whose amino-acid sequence MDTSNWYKVENDEAIISPSLLVYPERIEDNIRTMVSVAGSVSRLRPHIKTHKTAEIVQMQQRHGIQKFKCATIAEAELLGQCGARDVLLAMQPVGANIDRFFKLMEKYTSSHFSTLVDNPKTLEKIASMASKKEVLANLYLDINSGMNRTGCIPDENAVALYYSMEKHPNIHARGLHAYDGHIRNKDVDERTKACNAAFDKVYALKEAIKRKGITVPDIIAGGSPSFPVHAKRTEVDTSPGTTLLWDARYEELFPDMSFLHAAVLFTRIISKPAKNIVCFDIGHKSIAPEMGFPRVKILGLENSEQIGQSEEHLMVKVTDDSLYEIGDSFYAIPMHICPTVAKYEELVTVADGKMTGTWKVAARNQKITI is encoded by the coding sequence ATGGATACATCAAACTGGTATAAAGTTGAAAACGACGAAGCTATAATCTCTCCATCTTTATTGGTATACCCAGAAAGGATAGAAGACAATATCAGGACCATGGTTTCAGTGGCCGGGAGTGTTTCCCGACTGCGCCCCCATATAAAAACGCACAAAACTGCAGAAATCGTTCAAATGCAACAAAGGCACGGTATTCAAAAATTCAAGTGTGCGACCATTGCCGAAGCCGAATTATTGGGACAATGCGGTGCTAGAGACGTTCTGTTGGCAATGCAACCTGTGGGAGCAAATATCGATCGATTTTTTAAGCTGATGGAAAAGTATACCTCATCACACTTCTCTACCTTGGTCGACAACCCAAAGACCTTAGAAAAAATTGCATCGATGGCTTCAAAAAAAGAAGTTTTGGCCAATCTTTACCTCGACATCAACTCAGGTATGAACCGCACCGGATGTATTCCGGACGAAAATGCGGTAGCCCTATATTATTCCATGGAGAAGCATCCCAATATTCATGCTAGGGGTCTACACGCCTACGATGGCCATATCAGGAATAAAGATGTTGATGAACGCACCAAGGCCTGCAATGCTGCTTTCGACAAGGTATATGCCTTAAAAGAAGCTATAAAAAGAAAAGGGATTACCGTACCGGACATTATAGCGGGCGGTTCCCCGTCGTTCCCCGTTCATGCAAAAAGAACGGAGGTAGACACTAGCCCCGGCACTACGTTACTTTGGGATGCTCGTTATGAAGAATTGTTCCCGGATATGTCTTTTCTACATGCAGCCGTTTTATTTACACGTATTATAAGCAAACCAGCAAAAAATATCGTTTGTTTTGACATAGGCCATAAATCCATCGCTCCTGAAATGGGTTTTCCCCGGGTTAAGATACTCGGTTTGGAAAACAGCGAACAAATAGGCCAAAGTGAAGAACACCTAATGGTCAAGGTCACCGATGACAGTCTTTATGAAATCGGGGATAGTTTTTATGCCATACCCATGCATATTTGCCCAACTGTCGCAAAATATGAAGAGCTCGTTACCGTAGCCGATGGTAAAATGACCGGCACCTGGAAAGTAGCGGCACGCAATCAAAAGATAACCATCTAA
- a CDS encoding RidA family protein: MKLPSKKIEELGLVLPPAPAPAGLYKPTLVVDNFLYVSGQGPMLKDGSFFTGRIGDDLTLEQGKQAARQVALTMFATITAHFGDIDRIKRLVKTLGMVNCTPDFSDQPLVINGFSELMSDVFGSDNGVGVRSAVGMVLPGQVAVEIEAMFELHH, encoded by the coding sequence ATGAAATTGCCTTCAAAAAAAATAGAGGAACTGGGATTGGTTCTACCGCCCGCCCCAGCTCCGGCAGGCCTTTATAAGCCTACATTGGTCGTAGATAATTTTTTATATGTTTCCGGGCAGGGGCCTATGTTAAAAGATGGTTCGTTTTTTACCGGGCGTATTGGTGATGACCTTACACTGGAACAGGGAAAACAAGCGGCACGTCAAGTTGCATTAACCATGTTCGCGACCATTACTGCTCATTTTGGGGATATAGACCGTATAAAACGCTTGGTAAAGACCTTGGGAATGGTCAACTGTACCCCGGATTTCAGCGACCAACCTTTGGTCATCAACGGTTTTAGTGAATTAATGTCCGATGTTTTTGGATCCGATAACGGTGTCGGTGTCCGTAGTGCCGTAGGTATGGTGTTACCCGGTCAAGTGGCCGTTGAAATAGAAGCTATGTTCGAGCTTCACCATTAA
- a CDS encoding gluconate:H+ symporter produces MPLVIVVAGIVLLFLLIAKFKLNAFISFIIVSLLVGVAEGMDFLKVVDSIQSGLGSTLGGLIMILGLGAMLGKLVADSGAAQRITTKLVDKFGKKNIQWAVVLTGFIVGIPMFYTVGFVILIPLVFTVAATTGLPLIYVGLPMLASLSVTHGYLPPHPAPTGIAVMFKADIGKTLLYGIIVAIPAIIVAGPLFSRTIKNIQATPLKEFLNPKILSDEEMPSTSVSIITALLPVILIGIASLVNIILSEDNPIKKTTSILGNPVIAMLLSVLVAIYTLGLARGRKMTDVMNSVSNAVSGITMVLLIIAGAGALKQVLIDSGVSEYIGALLQGSSVSPLILAWLIATVIRACVGSATVAGLTAAGIALPLLSSSGVSPELMVLAIGSGSLMLSHVNDSGFWLYKEYFNLSVKDTLKTWTVMETTVGIMGLLGVLVLNQFV; encoded by the coding sequence ATGCCCCTTGTCATTGTAGTTGCAGGTATTGTTTTACTTTTTCTGCTGATCGCCAAATTTAAGCTCAATGCATTTATTTCATTTATCATCGTCTCTTTACTTGTAGGGGTCGCCGAGGGGATGGATTTTCTAAAGGTTGTTGATTCAATACAATCCGGCCTTGGAAGCACGTTGGGTGGCCTTATCATGATATTGGGTTTGGGTGCCATGCTAGGAAAATTGGTCGCCGATAGCGGCGCGGCACAGCGTATTACCACAAAGTTGGTCGATAAATTTGGTAAAAAAAATATACAATGGGCTGTGGTTCTGACTGGTTTCATAGTCGGTATTCCCATGTTTTATACAGTTGGTTTCGTAATCTTGATTCCATTGGTGTTTACGGTTGCCGCCACAACGGGACTTCCTCTTATTTACGTAGGTCTGCCCATGTTGGCATCACTTTCGGTAACCCATGGTTACTTGCCCCCGCATCCGGCACCAACGGGAATAGCGGTGATGTTCAAAGCCGATATCGGAAAGACCCTTTTATATGGCATCATAGTTGCCATACCCGCCATTATAGTTGCAGGGCCTTTATTCTCCCGTACCATAAAAAATATTCAGGCTACGCCGTTAAAAGAATTTTTAAATCCCAAGATATTATCGGATGAGGAAATGCCAAGCACATCCGTTAGTATCATTACGGCTTTGCTACCGGTAATCTTGATCGGTATTGCTTCATTGGTCAATATTATATTATCCGAAGATAATCCGATAAAAAAAACAACCTCGATTTTGGGCAATCCGGTCATAGCCATGTTGCTGTCCGTATTGGTCGCCATTTATACATTGGGACTGGCCAGGGGAAGAAAAATGACCGATGTCATGAACTCTGTATCCAACGCTGTATCGGGGATTACGATGGTATTGTTGATTATTGCCGGTGCAGGAGCACTAAAACAGGTATTGATAGATAGTGGCGTAAGCGAATATATCGGAGCGCTACTGCAAGGGTCTTCGGTTTCACCATTGATTTTGGCATGGCTCATTGCTACCGTGATTAGGGCTTGTGTGGGCTCGGCAACAGTTGCCGGGTTAACCGCGGCAGGAATAGCCCTGCCCCTGTTAAGCAGCTCAGGAGTAAGCCCGGAACTTATGGTATTGGCCATAGGCTCGGGAAGTCTTATGCTTTCGCATGTAAACGATAGTGGGTTTTGGCTCTATAAAGAGTATTTTAACCTATCGGTAAAGGACACTTTGAAAACTTGGACGGTCATGGAAACCACGGTCGGAATTATGGGACTTTTGGGTGTATTGGTTTTAAATCAATTTGTATGA
- a CDS encoding YqaE/Pmp3 family membrane protein translates to MSILTIILNILLPPLAVFLKHGVGTTLLISILLTILGWLPGVIHAFLVNN, encoded by the coding sequence ATGTCTATCTTGACCATTATCTTAAATATTTTATTGCCGCCTTTAGCTGTTTTTTTAAAACACGGTGTAGGTACAACATTGCTTATCAGTATTTTGTTAACGATTTTAGGATGGCTGCCTGGGGTTATCCATGCTTTTTTGGTTAATAATTAA
- a CDS encoding PepSY-like domain-containing protein, producing MKFFLNVLFALISLNMLSCQRVKKSDVPKAVKATFEAKYPGEDDPDWRLDRNDNFESHFKINGEHYRADFSPNGNWIETERNIKKKELPKIIREKLKSDYDDYKIVEIEVVDHHSKGIFYDVELKKDGKKQDIEFTIKGEIIN from the coding sequence ATGAAATTTTTTCTGAATGTTTTGTTTGCGTTGATTTCTTTGAATATGCTGAGCTGCCAAAGAGTAAAAAAATCAGACGTGCCTAAAGCGGTAAAAGCAACTTTTGAGGCAAAATACCCCGGTGAGGACGACCCGGACTGGAGGTTGGATCGTAACGATAATTTTGAATCCCATTTTAAAATAAACGGCGAGCATTACAGGGCCGATTTTAGTCCCAATGGCAATTGGATAGAAACTGAGCGGAATATTAAAAAAAAGGAGCTGCCAAAGATAATCAGGGAAAAACTGAAATCAGATTATGACGATTACAAAATAGTTGAGATTGAGGTGGTCGACCATCATTCCAAAGGCATATTCTATGATGTAGAACTTAAGAAAGATGGTAAGAAACAAGATATTGAATTTACTATAAAAGGTGAGATAATCAATTGA
- a CDS encoding metallophosphoesterase family protein, giving the protein MSSSFRLSRAYKNAKIIPFDDTSKFVLFSDCHRGDNSFADEFANNRNIYFHALKHYYLEGFQYCELGDGDELWENIHFESIFEAHKNVFKLLRQYHLENRLHMIWGNHDMVYKDKGYVKKHLSSYFEPIDAEDKALFEGITYHEAIVLKHKDTQQELFLAHGHQADWWNYTFWRWGRFLVRVLWKPLQVWGIADPTSPAKNYTELIKVERRIKKWILKNDLKITIAGHTHRPRFPEPGDIPFFNDGSCVHPRSITGIEIENGKISLIKWQIATTEDGTLRVVRILLEGPQKLVDYIRAKE; this is encoded by the coding sequence ATGTCGTCCAGTTTTAGGTTGTCCAGAGCGTATAAAAATGCTAAAATCATACCATTTGACGATACTTCTAAGTTTGTACTTTTTAGCGATTGCCACAGAGGGGACAATAGTTTTGCCGATGAATTTGCCAATAATAGGAACATTTATTTTCATGCCCTTAAACACTACTATTTAGAGGGTTTTCAGTACTGTGAGCTAGGTGACGGTGACGAGTTGTGGGAGAATATTCATTTTGAATCCATTTTCGAGGCCCATAAAAATGTTTTCAAACTTTTGCGACAATATCATTTGGAAAATAGGCTTCATATGATATGGGGCAATCACGACATGGTCTACAAAGACAAAGGTTACGTAAAAAAACACCTCTCCAGTTATTTTGAACCTATTGATGCAGAGGACAAAGCCCTTTTTGAGGGCATAACCTACCATGAAGCCATAGTACTCAAACATAAAGATACCCAACAAGAGTTGTTTTTGGCCCACGGCCACCAAGCAGATTGGTGGAATTATACCTTTTGGCGGTGGGGAAGGTTTTTGGTACGTGTTTTATGGAAACCCTTGCAGGTTTGGGGTATTGCGGACCCTACGAGTCCCGCTAAAAACTACACGGAACTGATAAAAGTTGAACGCCGAATCAAAAAATGGATTTTAAAGAACGATTTAAAAATAACGATTGCTGGCCATACACATAGGCCCCGGTTTCCAGAACCTGGGGATATTCCCTTTTTTAATGATGGCAGTTGCGTACACCCGAGAAGTATAACCGGCATCGAAATTGAAAACGGGAAAATATCATTGATCAAGTGGCAAATTGCCACAACGGAAGACGGTACGTTGCGCGTTGTAAGAATTTTATTGGAAGGCCCACAAAAATTGGTAGATTATATTAGGGCAAAAGAATAG
- a CDS encoding GAF domain-containing protein, whose amino-acid sequence MQNNKDIESPLVQLISFSKLLERYETMAKGKDEYLAKKAKRILKAQEPYPELRDGFSDISLLQKYEEPIRIILQDTFSEVLTDNEIKAASVPFDDVIFNSSKRFKKILRDAGGDDFIPEMRNMPEQQLYIVACTVILNFYYGFNLDFKRPLFYDIPDANGVMRHYRILYNADFIEILPTDKKKDLTQEDVNELLENFDNLELWKEKIPPNSFISKGFVISNMFDVTAEHSISEIKSSLIASDKRASDNFMEDLQDTFKSFFNLSDIRAGFVTYNPKENSFERVYGKGIQSFILHDKDTESCDKALCQGSYKNLLEKKDYFAISDVDKYFEMSQKEAQPYKNLHQQGIKSAIFAPIATNGNLLGVLELVSNKKNALNSVNANKLIDVMPYIVSAVLRSKTEEENLIDAIIQHECTSVHDSVYWRFQEEAKRFIKDDLEGGQPAFREIVFKDVNPLYGQIDIKNSSQARNIAIQRDLMIQLSEINKVLVRAWEKNKLPIYEELMFRVDNHVDGIKETLHTNSEQAIFNFVMDEINPVFDHLKKTDAELNKLIVSYQASIDMGTDSYYDHRRNYDESVMLINKKLASVIDKKQEEAQAMYPHYFERYKTDGVEHNMYIGESITSDKNYDGIYLNNLRLWQLQVMCEMENVHYNLKPELPVPLDVASLILVYNTSLSIRFRMDEKRFDVDGTYNARYEIIKKRIDKSYVKGTNERLTQAGKMVIVYSQKSDELEYLRYIRFLKSKGYFAGKVEIVELEGLQGVSGLKAIRADILYKTKDDSSETTYTYDDLMQELKS is encoded by the coding sequence ATGCAGAACAATAAAGACATAGAATCCCCTTTGGTACAGCTCATAAGTTTCAGTAAATTGTTGGAACGGTACGAGACCATGGCCAAAGGCAAGGATGAATACCTTGCCAAAAAGGCCAAGAGAATTCTAAAAGCCCAAGAGCCCTACCCCGAACTTAGGGATGGTTTTTCGGATATATCTTTATTGCAAAAATATGAGGAACCCATCCGAATCATATTACAGGACACATTTTCTGAAGTCCTTACGGACAATGAGATAAAAGCGGCCTCTGTGCCTTTTGACGATGTTATCTTCAATTCATCAAAAAGGTTCAAAAAAATATTGCGGGATGCCGGTGGTGATGATTTCATTCCAGAGATGCGCAATATGCCAGAGCAGCAATTGTACATAGTCGCTTGTACCGTGATATTGAATTTTTATTACGGTTTTAACCTAGACTTCAAGCGACCTTTGTTTTACGATATTCCGGATGCCAATGGTGTAATGCGTCACTACCGAATATTGTACAACGCCGATTTTATTGAGATACTTCCTACGGATAAAAAGAAGGATTTGACCCAAGAAGATGTGAACGAGCTATTGGAAAATTTTGACAATCTGGAGCTATGGAAAGAAAAAATACCACCAAATAGCTTTATTTCCAAAGGGTTCGTGATTTCCAATATGTTTGATGTTACCGCAGAACATTCCATATCTGAAATAAAATCAAGTCTTATCGCCAGTGACAAAAGAGCGAGCGATAATTTTATGGAAGACTTGCAAGATACGTTTAAGTCCTTTTTTAATCTATCCGATATCCGGGCAGGTTTTGTTACCTATAACCCAAAGGAAAATAGTTTTGAAAGGGTATATGGCAAGGGAATACAGAGTTTTATTTTACATGATAAGGACACTGAGTCCTGTGACAAGGCCCTTTGCCAAGGTTCATACAAAAATTTGCTCGAAAAAAAGGATTATTTTGCCATATCCGATGTGGACAAATATTTTGAAATGTCCCAAAAAGAGGCACAACCCTATAAAAATTTACATCAACAAGGTATAAAGAGTGCCATTTTTGCCCCAATTGCCACCAATGGTAATTTATTGGGCGTGTTGGAACTGGTATCGAATAAAAAGAACGCGCTTAATAGCGTAAATGCCAATAAATTGATTGATGTAATGCCTTATATCGTTTCTGCGGTCTTACGATCTAAGACCGAGGAGGAAAACTTGATAGATGCTATAATTCAACATGAATGCACATCGGTTCACGATTCGGTATACTGGCGCTTTCAGGAAGAGGCTAAACGGTTTATCAAGGACGATTTGGAAGGTGGCCAGCCCGCTTTTAGGGAAATAGTCTTCAAAGATGTAAACCCACTGTACGGTCAAATTGATATTAAAAACTCCTCGCAGGCTAGAAATATAGCTATTCAAAGAGATTTGATGATTCAACTTTCGGAAATCAATAAAGTTTTGGTACGGGCCTGGGAAAAAAACAAGCTTCCCATTTATGAGGAACTGATGTTTCGTGTAGATAACCATGTTGACGGTATCAAAGAAACATTGCATACCAATAGCGAACAGGCTATTTTCAATTTTGTTATGGATGAGATTAATCCCGTATTCGACCATCTCAAAAAAACGGATGCGGAGCTGAACAAACTTATCGTATCCTATCAGGCATCCATAGATATGGGAACCGATTCCTACTACGACCATCGTAGAAATTATGATGAAAGTGTAATGCTCATCAACAAGAAATTGGCATCGGTCATTGATAAAAAGCAAGAAGAAGCCCAAGCCATGTATCCCCATTATTTTGAGCGATACAAAACCGATGGTGTGGAACATAACATGTACATAGGGGAGTCTATAACAAGTGACAAGAACTACGATGGTATTTACCTGAATAATTTGCGCTTATGGCAATTACAGGTCATGTGCGAAATGGAAAATGTACATTATAACCTAAAGCCAGAGCTACCGGTCCCCTTGGATGTAGCTTCATTGATATTGGTGTACAACACATCACTTTCGATACGTTTTCGTATGGACGAAAAACGCTTTGATGTAGATGGCACTTACAATGCCCGTTACGAGATCATAAAAAAACGCATTGACAAATCATATGTGAAGGGAACAAACGAACGGCTTACCCAAGCAGGTAAAATGGTCATCGTGTATTCCCAAAAAAGCGACGAATTAGAGTACTTACGCTATATACGTTTCCTTAAATCAAAAGGATACTTTGCCGGTAAAGTCGAAATCGTGGAGTTGGAAGGTTTACAAGGCGTTTCCGGACTTAAAGCCATTCGTGCTGATATCCTGTATAAAACCAAAGATGATTCATCGGAAACCACTTATACTTATGATGATTTGATGCAGGAGCTAAAAAGCTGA
- a CDS encoding Pycsar system effector family protein, with product MSDLIKKTEQFATDLLNNQLDTNFLYHNFRHTQRVVESTKELLDFYDLKDKENNALVIAAWLHDTGYTKGFENHEEKSCDITREFLGGHNTNAELIKTVCALIMATKRHHLPQNQLEEIIRDADSSHLGQKSYLETTELLREELSKLGIKEYTTKQWRNANVEMFRTEHRFYTKYAQENWQPLKDKNLRKLIKDKKSEKEIAKKEELKAKYKSESPDRGIQTLFRVTLKNHITLSDIADTKANILLSVNAIIISLALSNLIPKLDNPSNDYLIYPTVIFIVFSIISMVLAVLATRPNVTSGEFTKEDVNEKKVNLLFFGNFHKMKLEDYEWAIQELVKDKDYIYSSLTKDLYFLGLVLNRKYKILRWTYTIFMIGMVVSVIAFAIAFKYYGPERLLESVAMLSAF from the coding sequence ATGTCAGACCTCATAAAAAAAACCGAACAGTTTGCCACCGATTTGCTTAACAATCAATTAGATACCAATTTTTTATACCACAACTTTAGGCATACACAAAGAGTGGTCGAAAGTACTAAAGAGCTATTGGATTTTTATGACTTAAAAGATAAAGAAAATAACGCACTTGTTATAGCTGCTTGGTTGCACGATACGGGATATACCAAAGGCTTTGAAAACCACGAAGAAAAAAGTTGTGACATAACCAGGGAGTTCCTGGGCGGCCATAACACAAATGCCGAACTCATCAAAACCGTTTGTGCCTTGATCATGGCCACGAAGCGCCATCACCTGCCACAAAACCAATTGGAGGAAATTATACGTGACGCCGATTCCTCGCACTTGGGACAAAAAAGCTATTTGGAAACGACCGAGCTGCTCAGGGAAGAACTGAGCAAACTGGGCATTAAGGAATATACGACCAAACAATGGCGCAATGCCAACGTAGAAATGTTCAGAACCGAACATAGGTTTTACACTAAGTATGCTCAAGAAAATTGGCAACCGCTGAAGGATAAAAACCTTAGAAAACTAATAAAGGATAAAAAATCTGAAAAAGAAATTGCAAAAAAAGAGGAATTAAAGGCCAAGTATAAAAGTGAAAGCCCCGACCGTGGAATACAGACCTTGTTCAGGGTTACTTTAAAAAACCACATTACCCTGAGTGACATTGCAGACACCAAAGCGAATATCCTATTATCGGTAAATGCCATTATAATTTCTTTAGCTTTATCCAACTTAATCCCAAAATTGGACAACCCCTCTAATGACTACCTTATATATCCTACGGTAATATTTATTGTTTTTAGTATTATATCAATGGTGTTGGCCGTTTTGGCGACAAGACCTAACGTGACCAGCGGGGAGTTCACCAAAGAGGACGTAAACGAAAAAAAGGTAAACCTTTTGTTTTTTGGCAATTTTCATAAAATGAAATTGGAGGACTATGAATGGGCCATTCAGGAGTTGGTAAAAGATAAAGACTATATTTATTCCTCTCTCACTAAAGATCTTTATTTTTTGGGCCTTGTATTGAATCGTAAATATAAGATCCTAAGGTGGACCTATACTATTTTTATGATAGGTATGGTGGTCTCGGTAATTGCGTTTGCTATTGCATTCAAGTATTACGGCCCGGAGAGGCTACTTGAATCTGTTGCCATGTTATCAGCTTTTTAG